Proteins from a genomic interval of Desulfobacterales bacterium:
- the hemB gene encoding porphobilinogen synthase, producing the protein MMFPEYRPRRLRRNESLRSLIRETLLSPAQFIYPLFVMEGRGKREPIPSMPGIDRITVDQLAGEAKECLGLGVNTVILFGLPDKKDSMGSGAHAKDGIIQRAIRELKNKAPELLVVTDVCLCEYTSHGHCGVIIKNRVDNDTTLEILARTALSHARAGADMVAPSDMMDGRVGEIRAILDENDFAEIPIMSYAVKYASAFYGPFRDAADCAPRHGDRRGYQMDPANACEALREATLDVEEGADILMVKPALAYLDIIQRLREEFDLPVAAYQVSGEYAMIKAAAANNWIDEARVMEETLLSIKRAGADIILTYFAKDMARLLQR; encoded by the coding sequence ATGATGTTTCCAGAATATCGACCGCGCCGGCTGCGGCGGAACGAATCCCTCCGGTCCCTGATCCGCGAGACCCTTCTCTCACCGGCCCAGTTCATCTACCCGCTCTTTGTGATGGAGGGCAGGGGCAAGCGCGAGCCGATTCCCTCCATGCCCGGCATCGACCGGATAACCGTGGACCAGTTGGCCGGGGAGGCCAAGGAATGCCTGGGCCTGGGGGTCAATACGGTGATCCTGTTCGGGCTGCCCGACAAAAAGGATTCAATGGGCTCCGGGGCCCACGCCAAGGACGGGATCATCCAGCGGGCGATCAGGGAACTGAAGAATAAGGCCCCGGAACTGCTGGTGGTCACCGATGTCTGCCTCTGCGAGTACACCTCCCACGGCCACTGCGGGGTGATCATCAAGAACCGGGTGGACAACGACACCACCCTGGAGATCCTGGCCCGGACCGCCCTGTCCCACGCCCGGGCCGGGGCCGACATGGTGGCCCCCTCGGACATGATGGACGGCCGGGTCGGCGAGATCCGGGCCATTCTCGATGAAAACGATTTCGCCGAGATCCCGATCATGTCATATGCGGTTAAATACGCCTCCGCCTTTTACGGACCGTTCCGGGACGCGGCTGACTGCGCCCCCCGGCACGGCGACCGGCGCGGCTACCAGATGGATCCGGCCAATGCCTGCGAGGCCCTGCGCGAGGCCACCCTGGATGTGGAAGAAGGGGCGGACATCCTGATGGTCAAACCGGCGCTGGCCTATCTTGACATCATCCAGCGGCTGCGCGAGGAGTTCGACCTGCCGGTGGCCGCCTACCAGGTGAGCGGCGAATACGCCATGATCAAGGCGGCGGCGGCCAACAACTGGATCGACGAGGCCCGGGTGATGGAAGAGACCCTGTTGAGCATCAAACGGGCCGGGGCCGACATCATACTGACCTATTTTGCCAAGGACATGGCCCGGCTCCTGCAGAGATAG
- a CDS encoding ATP-binding protein, with protein sequence MAVSREQQARKKQRIRQVILICLCLILGLTILETRVSQLGEIPFPVSGNVLVFVLININVLLLLLIIFLVLRSLVELIFQRRQRILGAKLRTKLVISFVSLSLIPTALLFFIALQFVSTSMDYWFNSTVEQSLQESLNVAKDIYQEARRRVNRQGQALAARLAARPYRPAQLKDLDSFFNNTLAAQGLEGLELFTDQRKPVVRVLGEQLDGIQLPEFPPELFRLALNGEHDQIAIQRIPAGELVRGVTPVLINGNNNTPFLLVTSFLIGNDQLERMNVISRGIEGYRQLMLLKNPIKTSLLVMLLIVTLLIIFSAVWFGFYVAQGLTGPIGKLAGALKRVAEGELDFVLEKEADDEMGLLVDSFNMMTRDLATGSRQLEAANRALRESNLELDNRRQYTETILQNVAAGVISLDESGRITTINRFAEELLGIDKKHYLNQDYRTVLDPAHLEILTGFLKELTESGKKSIQRPIRLTVRDEVFSLLVNFTKLTDENQNPQGMVLVFDNLTQLEKAQRMAAWREVARRIAHEVKNPLTPIQLSAQRLRKKYMERLGEDSEVFDLCTRTIINQVDELKRLVSEFSSFARMPAVEKTLNNLADMVREVLVLYGEAHAEIEFIFQATGEVPLFPFDRKQMKRVLINLLDNAVAVLPDGGRIEIRLSCDTAGKAVFIEVRDNGPGVRDQDKPRLFEPYFSTKKTGTGLGLAIASTVVADHDGYIRVRDNEPTGAVFTIELPLAPV encoded by the coding sequence ATGGCAGTTTCCAGAGAACAACAGGCCCGCAAAAAACAGCGGATCCGGCAGGTCATCCTGATCTGCCTCTGCCTTATTCTCGGCCTGACCATCCTTGAGACCAGGGTCTCGCAACTGGGCGAAATTCCCTTCCCGGTAAGCGGCAACGTTCTCGTCTTTGTCCTGATCAACATCAATGTCCTGCTGCTGCTGCTGATAATCTTTCTCGTCCTCCGCAGCCTGGTTGAACTTATCTTCCAGCGCCGGCAGCGGATTCTGGGGGCAAAACTACGGACCAAGCTGGTCATCTCCTTTGTCTCCCTGTCCCTGATCCCCACGGCCCTGCTCTTTTTCATCGCCCTCCAGTTCGTCTCCACCAGCATGGACTACTGGTTCAACTCCACGGTGGAGCAATCCCTGCAGGAATCCCTTAACGTTGCCAAGGACATCTACCAGGAGGCGCGCCGCCGGGTAAACCGCCAGGGCCAGGCCCTTGCCGCCCGGCTGGCCGCCCGCCCCTACCGGCCCGCCCAGCTTAAGGATCTGGACTCCTTTTTTAACAACACCCTGGCGGCCCAGGGGCTGGAGGGGTTGGAGCTGTTCACCGACCAGCGCAAACCGGTGGTCAGGGTGTTGGGCGAACAGCTCGACGGCATCCAGCTTCCCGAGTTCCCGCCCGAGCTGTTCCGGCTGGCATTGAACGGTGAGCATGACCAGATCGCCATCCAGCGGATCCCGGCCGGCGAACTGGTCCGCGGCGTGACCCCGGTACTCATCAACGGCAACAACAACACCCCCTTTCTCCTGGTCACCTCCTTTCTGATCGGCAACGACCAACTGGAACGGATGAACGTCATCTCCAGGGGCATCGAGGGCTACCGCCAGTTGATGCTCCTCAAGAACCCGATCAAGACCAGTCTGTTGGTGATGCTGCTGATTGTTACCCTGCTGATCATCTTCAGTGCGGTCTGGTTCGGCTTTTATGTGGCCCAGGGGCTCACCGGCCCCATCGGCAAACTTGCCGGAGCCCTCAAGCGGGTTGCCGAGGGCGAGCTTGATTTTGTTCTCGAAAAAGAGGCTGATGACGAAATGGGGCTCCTGGTCGACTCGTTCAACATGATGACCCGGGACCTGGCCACCGGCAGCCGGCAACTGGAGGCGGCCAACCGGGCCCTGCGGGAGAGCAACCTGGAGCTGGACAACCGGCGGCAGTACACCGAGACCATTCTCCAGAACGTGGCCGCCGGGGTGATCTCCCTTGACGAGTCCGGACGAATCACCACCATCAACCGCTTTGCCGAGGAACTGCTGGGAATTGACAAGAAACATTACCTCAACCAGGACTACCGCACCGTGCTTGATCCCGCGCACCTGGAGATCCTCACCGGCTTTCTCAAGGAGTTGACCGAATCAGGCAAAAAGTCCATCCAGCGGCCCATCCGGCTGACGGTCCGGGACGAGGTCTTCTCCCTGCTGGTCAACTTCACCAAACTGACCGACGAAAATCAGAACCCCCAGGGTATGGTGCTGGTATTCGACAACCTCACCCAACTTGAAAAGGCGCAACGAATGGCAGCCTGGCGGGAGGTGGCCCGCCGGATCGCCCACGAGGTCAAGAACCCCCTTACCCCGATTCAACTCTCGGCCCAGCGCCTCCGGAAAAAATACATGGAACGACTCGGGGAGGACAGCGAGGTTTTCGATCTCTGCACCCGGACCATCATCAACCAGGTCGATGAACTCAAAAGACTGGTCAGCGAATTTTCCAGCTTCGCCCGGATGCCGGCAGTGGAAAAAACGCTCAACAATCTGGCGGACATGGTCAGGGAGGTATTGGTTCTCTACGGGGAGGCGCACGCTGAGATCGAGTTCATCTTCCAGGCGACCGGGGAGGTTCCGCTGTTCCCCTTTGACCGCAAACAGATGAAACGGGTCCTGATCAACCTGTTGGACAATGCGGTGGCAGTGCTCCCGGACGGCGGGCGAATCGAGATCCGGCTCAGTTGCGATACGGCCGGGAAGGCGGTTTTTATCGAGGTCCGGGACAACGGCCCCGGGGTGCGCGACCAGGACAAGCCCCGGCTGTTCGAGCCCTATTTTTCCACCAAAAAAACCGGCACCGGCCTCGGCCTGGCCATTGCCAGCACGGTGGTGGCGGACCATGACGGCTATATCCGGGTGCGCGACAACGAGCCCACCGGCGCCGTGTTCACCATCGAACTACCCCTGGCGCCGGTATAA
- a CDS encoding metalloregulator ArsR/SmtB family transcription factor: protein MEDLGTAGPATGSGGFLVDTRLRQAYRKFTMKRQPLTETGPDPDAFARLCKALAHPVRIKIVQYLKGMDRCQCGRLVELLPLAQSTVSQHLRSLKRAGLIRGQVEGPRTCYCLDHEMLAEFLRMAARLTG from the coding sequence ATGGAGGATCTGGGGACCGCGGGGCCGGCAACAGGGAGCGGCGGATTTTTGGTTGACACCCGGCTCCGCCAGGCTTATCGTAAGTTTACGATGAAAAGACAGCCCTTGACGGAAACAGGTCCGGATCCCGATGCCTTTGCCCGGTTATGCAAGGCCTTGGCCCATCCGGTCAGGATCAAAATCGTACAGTATCTCAAGGGGATGGATCGGTGCCAGTGCGGACGGCTTGTCGAGTTGCTCCCCCTTGCCCAGTCCACGGTCAGCCAGCACCTGCGATCACTGAAACGGGCGGGGTTGATCCGGGGCCAGGTGGAAGGCCCCCGTACCTGCTACTGCCTTGACCATGAGATGCTTGCGGAATTTTTACGGATGGCGGCCCGGTTGACAGGCTGA
- a CDS encoding DUF4390 domain-containing protein: protein MTNLKRPFLSLLLGFIVLFALPRPLLAGKATISEITVANSDTELLLFFTVKNCFTDEIVAGIHNGIPATFTFYVELYRINRGWPDRKITTHTFNHTLTYDNLKEEYRIVLSERNQEIVTTALLPAQKQMAEVNGFRVITLKQLVPDTAYRLRIKAKLAKKTLPLYFHYLIPFSSLWDFETSWHSLEFSY, encoded by the coding sequence ATGACAAACCTCAAACGCCCATTCCTCTCTCTCCTGCTTGGGTTCATCGTCCTCTTTGCCCTGCCCCGGCCGCTCCTGGCCGGGAAGGCGACCATAAGCGAAATAACCGTTGCCAACTCCGACACCGAACTGCTTCTTTTTTTCACTGTCAAGAACTGCTTTACCGATGAAATCGTCGCCGGCATCCATAACGGCATCCCGGCCACCTTCACCTTTTATGTGGAGCTGTACCGGATCAACAGGGGCTGGCCCGACCGGAAGATAACCACCCACACCTTCAACCATACCCTGACCTACGACAACCTGAAGGAAGAATACCGGATCGTCCTGAGCGAACGGAACCAGGAAATCGTTACCACCGCCCTGCTGCCCGCCCAGAAGCAGATGGCCGAGGTCAACGGATTCCGGGTAATCACCCTGAAGCAACTCGTCCCGGACACTGCCTACCGTCTCCGGATCAAGGCCAAACTTGCCAAAAAAACACTGCCCTTGTACTTTCATTATCTTATTCCCTTTTCCTCGTTATGGGATTTTGAAACCAGTTGGCACAGCCTGGAGTTCAGCTACTGA